One region of Metallosphaera sedula DSM 5348 genomic DNA includes:
- a CDS encoding nitrite/sulfite reductase, with product MILRDRLIEPEFRTSPDRWSEEEKIKYKTRGFTEIPDSVVHELKDEKDELSYETSIIAKSCGIYLEFNRDKFRETREKDYIYMIRIVIPGGGPITAKQWEILDEISNRYTVSDAYTKDPKPSLRLTTRQDIQLHHVKKRDLLNAIQDIVRSGFFTLNGCGDNVRNVVACPLSFFSSIFNSNSLAKEIANYFRLPTGPYIQVFELDSVSHLDTSITHEGRFRYSASLLNRKFKIAISALHLMEGKLVRDNCVEATTNDIGIVPVDGKLFQLYVGGGQGENQGFSTFSTLGKPLGVFNREELVRALDVLVNIQQEWGDRKNRHWARMKYLVYKMGIEWLREKIRETGLEPEPPLDLDVGDRMLHLGPIRTEVEAYGIFVENGRVIDREDSKYKTGLLEMVRSYPDAKIFITPNQHLIVTGIDDLREFEVFMSRFLKKPTNLRMHATACVGFPTCKLSYTDSERFLPRLIGELERRWGDLKETIGISGCLAQCSRPGTKTLGWVGTGYNLYMLKVGGDSSGRFQGNPLIDPDTGDVYLTHVPGNRLADVTDALFELYSTHGNGEGMGQFLRKLGNKRIIEYLKNNPKTSDLMTPSKLRATLD from the coding sequence ATGATATTAAGGGATAGGCTAATAGAGCCTGAGTTTAGGACTTCCCCGGATAGGTGGAGTGAGGAAGAGAAAATCAAGTATAAAACAAGGGGATTTACCGAGATTCCTGACTCGGTCGTCCACGAATTGAAGGACGAGAAGGACGAGTTGAGCTATGAAACCTCGATTATAGCCAAGTCATGTGGAATATACCTTGAGTTCAACAGGGATAAGTTCAGGGAGACCAGAGAGAAGGACTACATCTACATGATAAGGATAGTAATCCCGGGCGGAGGACCAATAACGGCGAAACAGTGGGAAATCCTAGATGAGATAAGCAACAGATATACGGTGTCTGACGCATACACAAAGGACCCTAAACCCTCATTGAGGCTCACCACGAGGCAGGATATTCAACTCCATCATGTTAAGAAGAGGGACCTGCTCAACGCAATTCAAGATATAGTTAGATCTGGATTTTTCACCCTAAACGGTTGCGGGGATAACGTTAGAAACGTTGTGGCCTGTCCCTTATCCTTCTTTTCCTCAATATTTAACTCCAATTCTCTAGCAAAGGAAATAGCCAACTACTTTAGGTTGCCCACTGGACCATATATCCAGGTCTTTGAGCTAGACTCAGTTTCGCATCTAGATACCTCAATTACGCATGAGGGGAGATTCCGTTACTCGGCAAGTCTTCTCAATAGGAAGTTCAAGATTGCGATCTCTGCCCTCCATTTGATGGAGGGAAAGTTGGTGAGGGACAACTGCGTAGAGGCTACCACCAATGACATAGGTATTGTTCCGGTGGATGGAAAGCTCTTTCAGTTATACGTAGGAGGGGGACAGGGGGAGAACCAGGGATTCTCCACTTTTTCCACTCTCGGAAAGCCTCTGGGGGTATTTAACCGAGAGGAATTGGTGAGGGCCCTGGACGTTCTAGTGAACATACAACAGGAGTGGGGTGATAGGAAAAACAGGCATTGGGCGAGAATGAAGTACCTAGTCTACAAAATGGGGATAGAGTGGTTGAGGGAAAAGATTAGGGAAACAGGTCTAGAACCCGAGCCTCCCTTGGATCTAGACGTGGGGGATAGAATGCTTCACCTGGGGCCTATTAGAACAGAGGTAGAGGCTTACGGAATATTTGTGGAAAACGGTAGAGTAATAGATAGGGAAGACTCCAAGTATAAGACTGGGCTCCTAGAGATGGTGAGGAGCTACCCAGATGCCAAGATTTTCATCACGCCAAACCAGCATCTTATTGTGACTGGTATAGATGACCTTAGGGAATTTGAGGTCTTTATGTCAAGATTTCTGAAAAAGCCGACCAACCTAAGGATGCATGCTACTGCGTGTGTTGGCTTCCCCACCTGTAAGCTATCGTATACTGACAGCGAGAGATTTCTCCCAAGGTTAATTGGGGAGCTCGAGAGGAGATGGGGAGACCTGAAGGAAACCATAGGTATTTCAGGATGTCTAGCTCAGTGTTCCAGGCCCGGGACCAAGACCTTAGGATGGGTAGGGACTGGATATAATCTCTACATGCTCAAGGTTGGAGGCGATTCGTCGGGGAGATTCCAGGGGAATCCCCTAATTGATCCAGATACAGGGGATGTATACCTTACCCATGTACCTGGAAACAGGTTGGCGGATGTAACTGACGCGCTATTCGAGCTTTACTCGACCCATGGCAATGGGGAGGGAATGGGTCAGTTCCTCAGGAAGTTGGGAAATAAAAGAATCATAGAGTATCTGAAGAACAATCCCAAAACATCTGACCTTATGACTCCATCAAAACTAAGGGCGACTTTGGATTGA
- a CDS encoding phosphoadenylyl-sulfate reductase — MSRFKEEEIAVLSREMETMSAERIIGWAVENFQDRLAIASSFQVEDMVILDIASRYGKVRVFTIDTGRLPQETYDLIDVVRERYGIKVEVFFPKPEDVEKMVREHGVNLFYNSVKLRQMCCWNRKVKPLKRALEGIDAWMTGLRREQWETRSSVRKIEVDTIHGNIVKINPLADWTWEQVWKYVKEKDVPYNALYNKGYMSIGCLPCTRPVRPGEHPRAGRWWWEQGNKECGIHVGGE, encoded by the coding sequence ATGTCTAGATTCAAGGAAGAGGAGATAGCCGTGCTTTCTCGCGAAATGGAGACCATGAGTGCAGAACGCATCATAGGGTGGGCAGTAGAGAACTTTCAGGACAGGTTAGCAATAGCCTCTAGCTTTCAGGTGGAGGATATGGTAATCTTAGACATAGCCTCAAGGTACGGGAAAGTTAGGGTTTTCACCATAGACACGGGAAGGCTACCTCAGGAGACCTACGATCTTATCGATGTAGTCAGGGAAAGATATGGGATCAAAGTGGAGGTATTTTTCCCTAAACCTGAGGATGTAGAGAAGATGGTAAGGGAGCATGGGGTAAATCTGTTTTACAATAGCGTGAAGCTCAGGCAAATGTGCTGCTGGAATAGGAAGGTGAAGCCACTTAAGAGGGCCCTTGAGGGGATAGACGCGTGGATGACTGGTTTAAGAAGAGAACAGTGGGAGACTAGGAGTTCTGTGAGGAAGATTGAAGTGGACACAATTCACGGAAATATCGTCAAGATCAATCCGCTTGCGGACTGGACTTGGGAACAGGTGTGGAAATACGTAAAAGAGAAAGACGTACCATATAACGCCCTTTATAATAAGGGCTACATGAGTATAGGCTGCCTTCCATGTACAAGACCGGTCAGGCCTGGAGAGCATCCCAGGGCTGGAAGGTGGTGGTGGGAGCAAGGGAACAAGGAATGCGGGATTCATGTCGGAGGCGAGTGA
- a CDS encoding sulfate adenylyltransferase → MVASPYGGRLIQNVIEEPHEDLPMLEIGRRYALDAEKIGIGAYSPLEGFMGSSDLENVLYKNELNNGLPWTIPIILPVMAPPEEGERVYLNLNGNRFGFLEVEEVFRFNKKEIAEKVYSTLSPEHPGVAQVMSEPETAVSGKVWIFRRVSRDKTPAETREIFKKLGWRDVAGYQTRNPPHRAHEYVIRVAMEFVDGVFIHPVVGELKNDDFPPEAIVEAYDYFVKNYLPKNRALLDTLTIPMRYAGPKAAVFYAIIRRNYGCTHFVVGRDMAGVGNFYDPYGAQKMLREMDLGVEIIPVGEAFYCDICEGIVSERSCDHNARKKISMTLIRKLLSQGEEPPREIIRPQIASILKRYYKNTESLASSRRG, encoded by the coding sequence ATGGTCGCATCTCCATATGGGGGTAGGCTAATTCAGAACGTGATAGAGGAGCCGCACGAGGATCTTCCGATGCTGGAAATTGGGAGAAGGTATGCATTGGATGCTGAAAAGATAGGTATTGGGGCATACTCTCCCCTGGAAGGTTTCATGGGATCCTCTGATTTAGAGAACGTGCTTTATAAAAACGAGCTAAATAATGGCCTGCCGTGGACGATACCTATAATTCTTCCAGTCATGGCTCCTCCAGAGGAGGGGGAGAGGGTATATCTCAACCTTAATGGGAACAGGTTTGGATTCCTTGAGGTCGAGGAAGTATTTCGTTTTAACAAGAAGGAGATAGCGGAGAAGGTATACTCAACCCTTTCTCCTGAACATCCGGGGGTAGCTCAGGTAATGAGTGAACCAGAAACGGCAGTCTCGGGCAAGGTGTGGATATTTAGAAGGGTTAGTAGAGATAAGACTCCTGCTGAAACTAGGGAGATCTTCAAGAAACTAGGATGGAGGGATGTTGCCGGTTACCAAACCAGAAATCCGCCTCATAGGGCACACGAGTATGTGATAAGGGTTGCCATGGAGTTTGTAGATGGAGTCTTTATTCATCCAGTGGTGGGGGAACTAAAGAATGACGACTTTCCACCAGAGGCAATTGTGGAGGCATATGACTACTTTGTGAAAAATTACCTCCCCAAGAACAGAGCTCTCCTGGACACTCTGACAATACCCATGAGATATGCTGGCCCAAAGGCCGCAGTATTCTACGCCATCATAAGGAGAAACTACGGCTGCACCCATTTCGTGGTGGGCAGGGATATGGCAGGTGTAGGCAACTTTTACGATCCCTATGGGGCACAGAAAATGTTAAGGGAGATGGATTTGGGAGTGGAGATAATACCTGTAGGAGAAGCATTTTATTGTGACATCTGCGAGGGAATTGTGAGTGAAAGGAGCTGCGACCATAACGCTCGCAAGAAGATATCCATGACTCTCATAAGAAAACTACTAAGTCAGGGCGAAGAGCCTCCAAGGGAAATCATTAGGCCACAGATAGCTTCCATACTAAAAAGATATTACAAAAATACTGAAAGCCTCGCCTCTTCGAGGCGAGGATGA
- a CDS encoding IS200/IS605 family element transposase accessory protein TnpB — protein sequence MDFITVGNNAQVVEIPTRLHEALHHRKLVGRLQRNARRWWQNPRILNRIRGYHTKGKRILTDFARKVGKWIVDVAETLGANYIVLEDLNKMVCA from the coding sequence ATGGACTTCATCACCGTCGGTAACAATGCACAAGTTGTTGAAATACCCACGCGTCTTCACGAGGCTCTTCACCACAGGAAACTCGTTGGGCGCCTGCAGAGAAACGCGAGGAGGTGGTGGCAGAACCCGAGGATACTCAACAGGATCAGGGGTTACCACACGAAGGGAAAGAGAATTCTCACGGACTTCGCCCGAAAGGTCGGGAAGTGGATCGTCGACGTTGCCGAGACGTTAGGCGCGAACTACATCGTCCTTGAGGACCTCAACAAGATGGTCTGCGCGTGA
- a CDS encoding zinc ribbon domain-containing protein, producing the protein MDPAQSSTTCPRCGHAMKETGHRTLKCPQCSFEVHRDHVAVYKLCGRGSLSLSTAPQMRDVVPNR; encoded by the coding sequence GTGGATCCAGCTCAGTCGTCCACGACGTGCCCCAGGTGCGGACACGCGATGAAGGAGACTGGACACCGCACCCTCAAATGCCCTCAATGCAGTTTTGAGGTTCATCGTGATCATGTGGCGGTGTACAAGCTATGTGGGAGGGGTTCTCTGAGCCTCTCGACTGCCCCTCAGATGAGAGATGTAGTCCCGAATCGATGA
- a CDS encoding plastocyanin/azurin family copper-binding protein, translating into MHMKRVLVILIIGIIAVVGIVTYTYANIYLPNYYSQQSVAYYNGQLSMMGYGPQGSQGMMGGMMGGYRMMGYHEGYAYGYLGSTSIPQAVQAIRSVQPYARVFPQNDTIVFYSTQINLVVLSMGHQRAFNLTNYTAPLSAHAQDNVFVIDGLINPTLIMPGRSVLNIELINLDAGDFHNLAITPVPPPYPYYSMMYIRMNVMGMTPMIPYANYNDGQAYESSFSVSLQPGTYYYVCEYPGHAEMGMYGEIVVT; encoded by the coding sequence ATACACATGAAGAGAGTTCTTGTAATTTTAATTATTGGAATAATAGCGGTGGTCGGTATAGTCACATACACGTACGCTAATATTTACCTTCCCAATTACTACTCTCAGCAATCTGTCGCGTACTATAACGGACAACTATCCATGATGGGGTACGGTCCTCAAGGTTCACAAGGGATGATGGGAGGAATGATGGGTGGATATCGCATGATGGGATATCATGAGGGATACGCTTACGGATATCTTGGATCTACCTCCATCCCTCAAGCAGTGCAAGCAATAAGGAGCGTCCAACCATATGCCAGAGTATTCCCACAAAACGACACAATAGTATTCTACTCAACCCAGATCAACCTAGTTGTCTTATCCATGGGACACCAAAGGGCATTCAATTTAACCAATTATACAGCACCTCTCTCAGCCCATGCTCAGGACAACGTCTTTGTTATAGATGGACTAATCAATCCTACCTTAATTATGCCAGGTAGGTCAGTCCTGAACATAGAGCTCATAAACCTAGATGCCGGAGATTTTCATAACCTAGCCATAACTCCAGTACCTCCTCCATATCCCTACTATTCCATGATGTATATTAGAATGAATGTGATGGGAATGACGCCAATGATCCCCTACGCGAATTACAATGATGGGCAAGCTTATGAGTCAAGTTTCAGCGTGTCCCTTCAACCTGGAACCTATTACTATGTATGCGAGTATCCTGGTCACGCCGAAATGGGAATGTACGGGGAGATCGTGGTGACGTAA
- a CDS encoding selenium-binding family protein produces MGILPPFRRDPTFYPSPRMAMNSPPEDLAYVASLYTGTGINRPDFLAVVDVNPKSETYSRIVGKVEMPNLNDELHHFGWNACSSSLCPNGRTDLERRFLIVPGLRSSRIHVIDTKDNPRQPKIVKVVEPSEVSKVTGYTRLHTVHCGPDGIYISAFGNEIGEGPGGILLLDHFTFEPLGKWEINRGDQYFAYDFWWNLPNEVMVTSEWAVPNTIEDGLRLEHLEKGYGNRIHFWDLRRRKRVSSITLGEENRMALELRPLHDPTKLMGFINMVVSLKDLSSSIWLWYFEDGKWNAEKVIEIPAEPGEGLPEIIKQFKVVPPLVTDIDLSLDDKFLYVSMWGIGEVRQYDVSDPFRPRLAGKVRLGGILHRADHPSGFRLTGGPQMLEVSRDGRRIYVTNSLYSTWDNQFYPEGLKGWMVKINSSQDGGLEVDKEFLVDFGEARAHQVRLKGGDASSDSYCYS; encoded by the coding sequence ATGGGAATACTGCCACCATTCAGGAGGGATCCAACGTTCTATCCATCCCCAAGGATGGCCATGAACTCTCCCCCAGAGGATTTGGCATACGTGGCATCACTTTACACGGGTACTGGTATTAACAGGCCAGATTTTCTAGCTGTAGTAGATGTTAATCCGAAATCCGAAACTTACTCTAGGATTGTGGGTAAAGTGGAAATGCCTAATCTCAACGATGAGCTCCACCATTTCGGCTGGAACGCGTGTAGTTCCTCTCTCTGTCCCAACGGCAGGACAGACTTGGAAAGAAGGTTCCTAATAGTGCCAGGTCTGAGATCGTCAAGAATTCATGTCATAGACACAAAGGATAATCCCAGACAGCCCAAGATAGTAAAGGTTGTGGAACCGTCAGAGGTTAGTAAAGTAACAGGCTACACGAGGCTTCACACCGTACACTGCGGTCCAGATGGTATTTACATAAGCGCATTCGGGAACGAGATAGGTGAAGGGCCTGGAGGAATACTTTTACTAGATCATTTCACCTTTGAACCCCTGGGAAAGTGGGAGATAAACAGAGGAGACCAATACTTCGCGTATGATTTTTGGTGGAATCTCCCCAATGAGGTCATGGTCACCAGCGAATGGGCAGTTCCGAACACCATCGAGGATGGCCTAAGGTTGGAACATCTGGAGAAGGGCTACGGAAACAGAATTCACTTCTGGGACTTACGGAGAAGGAAAAGGGTAAGTTCCATAACCTTGGGGGAAGAAAACAGAATGGCATTGGAACTAAGACCTCTCCACGATCCCACAAAGTTGATGGGTTTCATTAACATGGTTGTAAGCCTTAAGGATTTAAGTAGTTCCATATGGCTTTGGTATTTTGAAGATGGAAAGTGGAACGCCGAGAAGGTGATAGAGATTCCCGCTGAACCTGGTGAAGGATTACCCGAGATAATTAAGCAGTTTAAGGTTGTACCGCCTCTCGTGACCGATATCGATCTATCCCTTGACGATAAGTTCCTTTACGTAAGTATGTGGGGCATAGGAGAGGTTAGGCAATATGACGTTAGTGACCCATTTAGACCTAGACTCGCAGGAAAAGTTAGGCTAGGGGGAATTCTTCATAGGGCCGATCATCCCTCAGGTTTCAGGTTAACTGGTGGACCGCAGATGCTCGAGGTAAGTAGGGATGGAAGAAGGATATACGTGACTAATTCCCTATATAGCACATGGGACAATCAGTTCTACCCTGAAGGGTTGAAGGGCTGGATGGTAAAGATAAATTCAAGTCAAGACGGTGGACTAGAAGTTGACAAGGAATTTTTAGTGGATTTCGGAGAAGCTAGGGCACACCAGGTGAGGCTTAAGGGTGGAGACGCTTCCTCTGATTCCTATTGTTATTCTTAG
- the hjc gene encoding Holliday junction resolvase Hjc has translation MNKEVGRNAERELVSIFREAGFNAVRIPTSNSSSNPLPDLFATKGNLLVAVEAKSTWENKVKVRSLQVEKLLNFLAMFPMKGIPIIAVKFKGIREWRYVVVEKAGDVVVDIINSRPIEEILNMSFPREVSSHIQEEIQA, from the coding sequence ATGAATAAGGAAGTGGGAAGAAACGCGGAGAGGGAACTTGTCTCAATTTTCAGGGAGGCCGGATTTAACGCGGTGAGGATACCCACCTCCAACTCTTCGAGTAATCCCCTACCCGACCTATTTGCAACGAAGGGAAACCTACTGGTGGCAGTGGAGGCTAAGAGCACGTGGGAGAACAAGGTTAAGGTGAGATCTCTTCAAGTCGAGAAATTACTTAACTTTTTAGCAATGTTTCCCATGAAGGGTATTCCCATCATTGCCGTAAAATTCAAGGGAATAAGGGAATGGAGATATGTCGTGGTGGAGAAGGCAGGTGACGTAGTGGTGGACATTATAAATTCGAGACCAATAGAGGAAATCCTTAACATGTCCTTCCCTAGGGAAGTCTCAAGCCATATACAGGAAGAGATTCAAGCCTAG
- a CDS encoding CBS domain-containing protein — MSSEVSYVRITKPIMVKEVTLASNVLERMKRENKSIALVMGEKGVIGSLSRERIERALSTGHDVPVREIMSTNILTVTGNEDCLDLLSLIVKNKLDCVVVMRGKKVDGVITLHDVLYTIQKRALT, encoded by the coding sequence ATGTCCTCTGAAGTTAGCTACGTGAGGATTACTAAGCCTATTATGGTGAAGGAGGTCACTTTAGCCTCTAACGTACTAGAGCGTATGAAAAGGGAGAACAAGTCTATCGCCTTGGTTATGGGGGAGAAGGGGGTAATTGGGAGCCTCTCTAGGGAGAGGATAGAGAGGGCTCTTTCCACGGGGCATGACGTACCAGTCAGGGAGATCATGAGCACAAATATACTCACGGTGACGGGCAATGAAGACTGCCTGGACTTATTGTCTTTGATTGTTAAGAACAAACTTGACTGCGTAGTAGTGATGAGGGGAAAGAAGGTAGATGGTGTCATCACCCTCCACGACGTACTTTACACCATACAGAAAAGGGCCTTAACCTAG
- a CDS encoding MFS transporter encodes MVMKGTAVGWFGTFLQLTVRLSWGIIVVPISALLHLNPVQMGLVATFFYVGYVASSVPWGLMIDKVGPVKAMLIASFPLAILNLFLFFYLSYPILLGVYLVEGLIASAIFPSAMKIVSILHSKDERLTFYVALLETASPITILVLSLVAGLLLNFWRFFFLGMTAMFLVFAGLTLSLRMKIESSEIRRSFRVILRREIFLATLLRLGELWATWGTTTWIFSMLVLYRHFPSTLSTLFLGLFGLGQLVGIISVEKAVKRIGDINLIFLSLVGFIIISLSIVFSPEIAVIGEALLLGIFSFSYRPPTDSLIMKIAGSGSAATSIGYANAVSQVGTMIAPVFIGIILYLTKSFTLSVLGLDTGCAIGIASLVVLSKILSGNLSNYRSDRE; translated from the coding sequence ATGGTTATGAAAGGGACGGCGGTGGGATGGTTTGGAACTTTCCTGCAACTCACGGTAAGATTAAGCTGGGGGATCATCGTGGTACCCATTTCGGCTCTCCTTCACCTTAATCCTGTGCAGATGGGGCTCGTTGCCACGTTCTTCTATGTGGGCTACGTTGCTTCCTCTGTTCCTTGGGGGCTAATGATTGACAAAGTGGGCCCAGTCAAGGCCATGCTAATCGCCTCCTTCCCGCTCGCAATCTTGAATCTCTTCCTCTTCTTCTATCTGAGTTATCCGATTCTGCTAGGCGTCTACCTCGTGGAGGGGCTTATTGCTTCAGCTATCTTTCCCTCTGCCATGAAAATTGTGTCTATCCTTCACAGTAAGGATGAAAGACTAACCTTTTACGTGGCACTACTTGAGACGGCATCTCCAATCACCATACTGGTCCTAAGTCTAGTGGCAGGTCTCCTTCTGAACTTCTGGAGATTTTTCTTCCTAGGGATGACGGCGATGTTCCTGGTATTTGCAGGGCTGACCCTGTCCCTCAGAATGAAGATCGAGTCCAGTGAGATAAGGAGATCCTTTAGGGTAATACTTAGAAGGGAAATCTTCCTGGCCACGCTTCTTCGCCTTGGTGAGCTCTGGGCCACATGGGGAACTACCACCTGGATTTTCTCCATGCTCGTGTTATACAGGCACTTTCCCTCAACACTTTCAACGCTCTTCCTCGGACTATTTGGTTTAGGTCAGCTGGTAGGAATAATCTCAGTGGAGAAGGCTGTCAAGAGGATAGGTGACATAAACTTGATCTTCCTCAGTTTGGTTGGATTCATCATCATAAGCCTTTCCATAGTGTTTTCCCCTGAGATAGCGGTGATAGGAGAGGCACTCCTTCTGGGCATATTCTCGTTCTCATATAGACCTCCCACCGATTCCCTCATCATGAAAATAGCTGGGAGCGGAAGTGCTGCAACGTCAATAGGTTACGCGAACGCGGTTTCCCAGGTAGGTACCATGATAGCTCCAGTCTTCATTGGTATTATTCTCTATTTAACCAAGAGCTTCACGCTTTCGGTTCTGGGGCTAGACACGGGTTGCGCCATAGGAATAGCGTCACTGGTGGTCTTGAGTAAGATCCTTAGTGGAAACCTTTCCAACTACAGGTCGGATCGAGAGTGA
- a CDS encoding ZIP family metal transporter, with amino-acid sequence MNQLLQLLLMSVLVAYSIFLTFPIAFKGLSPRGVQLLTGVGLGILIYLIMDIFSGTYPLAEGNISLSLLLVMPFVLSYLGFHFYSNLRLGKTTEESYARTLSLVISLGIGLQNFTEGLAIGGSLRIGLSSVVIPLVTGLTLQNVTEGFPILSPFLRSGKVNYSYLFAMYILGGTPTLVGSMLSYFVASIPLVIVFNSLALGGILFVSLEMYKGIVRHGNVSGKNLAELGLALGIILAFLVNLLP; translated from the coding sequence ATGAATCAGCTTCTTCAGCTACTATTGATGTCAGTACTAGTGGCATACTCCATTTTCCTCACATTCCCCATAGCGTTTAAGGGTTTGTCTCCAAGAGGAGTTCAACTGTTAACCGGAGTGGGACTTGGGATACTTATCTACTTAATTATGGACATTTTCTCCGGAACATATCCTTTGGCTGAGGGTAACATTTCCCTTTCCCTTCTACTAGTAATGCCCTTTGTGCTCTCGTATCTCGGATTCCATTTTTACTCAAACTTGAGACTTGGGAAAACAACGGAGGAGAGTTACGCTAGAACCCTATCCCTTGTCATCTCGTTAGGAATAGGTCTGCAGAACTTCACCGAAGGGCTAGCGATCGGTGGATCCCTAAGAATAGGATTAAGTTCGGTGGTAATACCACTAGTGACAGGGTTAACGTTGCAGAACGTTACAGAGGGTTTTCCAATCCTCTCTCCCTTCCTGAGGAGCGGTAAGGTAAATTACTCCTACCTCTTCGCCATGTATATTCTAGGGGGGACACCAACTCTTGTGGGGTCGATGTTGTCGTATTTCGTGGCATCTATACCTCTAGTAATAGTTTTCAACTCCTTAGCTCTTGGAGGGATACTCTTCGTCAGTCTGGAAATGTACAAGGGTATAGTGAGGCATGGAAATGTCTCTGGGAAGAACCTGGCAGAGTTGGGATTGGCTCTAGGTATAATCCTGGCATTTCTCGTTAACCTTCTTCCATAA
- a CDS encoding MFS transporter, with protein MNGRIVSLVPYWVLLFVIGFGWFIIAPLVPSVISTFHASLSGAILLISIYGYAVVIVGLIAGFISAKFSVRLSLYISAILTTLGFLGRIFSTNYQELLVFQTISAIGYPMAIAPVGGVVESVMQGRSHTLIGISVGILFGGMSAGSLIGPYFSGLSQAFLASFILSIISLILVFTFVRKYENVKVQRSLRGSFNPRMIMNWYIGLAVASLSVGLGGIASAVLGSHHLANSEVIGGEASSLTFIGSALGAIILPTVFENLHAVRIGLIVNGFLTMLSAVLIAYTLINPFNVIILLASYLLYGLFGNALWSMAMASLNKYVNDPSRSGFATSMFSVVSNLGVALIPGYLGGLFVGGGEAGLAFVGVVEALAFILSFFI; from the coding sequence ATGAACGGAAGGATAGTTTCCCTGGTACCGTACTGGGTTCTACTCTTCGTTATAGGTTTCGGCTGGTTCATAATAGCTCCTTTGGTACCGTCTGTGATATCCACTTTCCACGCCTCATTATCAGGGGCAATACTACTCATCTCCATTTACGGATACGCTGTCGTGATAGTAGGACTGATTGCCGGATTCATTTCAGCAAAGTTTTCAGTGAGGCTCTCCCTCTATATCTCTGCAATTCTCACGACACTAGGGTTCTTAGGTAGGATTTTCTCCACAAACTATCAAGAGCTACTAGTATTTCAAACAATATCTGCCATAGGCTATCCCATGGCCATAGCCCCAGTGGGCGGAGTGGTAGAGAGTGTCATGCAGGGAAGATCCCATACCCTCATAGGAATAAGCGTTGGAATCCTCTTTGGGGGAATGTCAGCTGGATCCCTGATTGGCCCATACTTCTCAGGACTGAGTCAAGCGTTCCTTGCGTCATTTATTCTCTCCATAATCTCCTTGATACTAGTGTTTACATTTGTAAGGAAATACGAGAACGTCAAGGTTCAAAGATCCTTGAGAGGTAGTTTCAATCCGAGAATGATAATGAATTGGTACATTGGACTTGCGGTCGCGTCACTCTCCGTAGGGTTGGGCGGAATAGCCTCTGCAGTGCTGGGTTCCCATCATCTGGCTAACTCAGAAGTTATTGGTGGAGAGGCTAGCAGTTTAACCTTCATTGGATCTGCCCTAGGAGCCATAATACTACCCACGGTCTTCGAGAACTTGCACGCGGTCAGGATAGGGTTAATAGTTAATGGGTTTCTCACCATGCTTTCAGCTGTGCTTATTGCTTACACGTTAATCAATCCCTTTAACGTGATAATTCTCCTGGCTTCATACCTACTGTACGGTCTGTTCGGTAATGCCCTTTGGTCCATGGCCATGGCCTCTCTGAATAAGTATGTGAACGATCCTAGCAGGTCAGGTTTTGCTACTTCAATGTTCAGCGTGGTGTCAAACCTTGGTGTAGCGCTTATCCCAGGCTATCTCGGAGGATTATTCGTGGGAGGAGGAGAGGCAGGTCTAGCGTTCGTCGGCGTGGTTGAGGCTTTGGCTTTCATCTTATCATTTTTTATATAA